In Schistocerca serialis cubense isolate TAMUIC-IGC-003099 chromosome 3, iqSchSeri2.2, whole genome shotgun sequence, the following proteins share a genomic window:
- the LOC126471183 gene encoding piggyBac transposable element-derived protein 4-like gives MHSPPGLTDRVFLKVSNFCRSPRPVFLKVSRICRFTMEGPKYVSNRSKRIVALARSQNYLEESDSEVDSDESCIPDEDLTIQDPRNETDNDDDSPNDDDRDDETIREIFEVENTAVREETGEQPQSDITSGGSRLITPQKPADVASSSTRSDDTLDESRLPVSYYGRNKCFTWSSTPVRSKTRTAASNIIKVRLSKIQGPALTVGKNPLPGEVWRLLFTDDMIETIVKHTNEKLAKIRSVIELKESVAYRDTTVQEVNAVIGVTVLCSIFKSAREPMTSLFSTSVLGRPIFRSIITEKRLGILLRAFRFDDSSTREQREKYDPAAAITDIFNKFIWNCQQIYSPGAHLTVDETLVPFRGRVKFRIYMPNKPAKYGIKVMGLADAHNAYIYNAYIYSGKGCDGATLSTAEKKKSIPTQSVIRLSKGLYGTNRNISCDNWFCSVELAQELLAHNLTLVGTLKRNRPQIPAEFQARSDREIGSSLYGFTKEMTLLSYVPKRNKAVLLLSSMHHSNYTDVSNDKPEIISFYNATKSGIDTLDMKCSVYSTNRKTRRWPLAIFYHMVAMAGSNASILYGLFGEKKTVSRFDFLKRVSLYLVYDFVKSRLAISNLPQELQSIISSLEEEAAKEKQIVSQRNKFVVRVDECPTDTLGKRKTCRFCPYQKKRKTAYKCISCEEPTCLECSRKVCKTCAIKNKIFPSNKLEFTGILTNIMVQKPIIMFNYTLKRERSNVEVRKSHKNREKYTLNVLAV, from the exons atgcATTCCCCTCCCGGTCTGACAGACCGGGTGTTCCTAAAAGTGTCAAATTTTTGCCGGTCTCCCAGACCGGTGTTCCTAAAAGTATCACGCATTTGTCG GTTTACAATGGAAGGTCCGAAATATGTTTCAAATCGGTCGAAAAGAATTGTAGCCCTTGCACGCTCTCAAAATTACCTTGAAGAATCAGACTCGGAAGTGGATTCAGATGAATCATGCATTCCAGATGAGGACCTTACTATCCAAGATCCTCgcaatgaaacagataatgacgatGACTCTCCCAATGATGATGATCGCGATGATGAAACTATTCGAGAAATATTTGAAGTCGAAAATACCGCAGTTCGCGAAGAAACTGGAGAGCAACCACAGTCTGACATAACTTCTGGTGGAAGCAGACTAATCACTCCACAGAAGCCTGCTGATGTTGCTAGCTCATCTACGCGTTCTGATGACACTCTAGATGAGAGTCGTCTTCCAGTTTCTTACTACGGAAGAAACAAGTGTTTCACATGGTCATCAACTCCTGTTCGCTCTAAGACGCGAACAGCAGCATCCAATATAATAAAGGTACGGCTATCAAAGATACAAGGGCCTGCTCTTACCGTGGGGAAAAACCCACTCCCAGGTGAAGTGTGGCGCCTTTTGTttactgacgacatgattgagacgattgtaaagcatactaatgaaaagttggccaaaattcgttctgttattgaactaaaagaaagtgtagcttacagagacactactgtgcaggaagtgaacgctgtgattggagtcacagttctttgcagcatattcaaatctgcgagggagcctatgacctcgctgttttccacttcggtcttggggaggccaatttttcgatcaataataacagaaaagcgATTAGGAATATTGCTTAGGGCATTTAGATTCGATGACTCGAGCACGAGGGAACAGAGGGAAAAATATGACCCAGCTGCTGCCATTACAGACATATTTAATAAGTTTATTTGGAACTGCCAACAAATTTATAGCCCTGGAGcgcatttgacagttgatgaaactttgGTGCCTTTCAGAGGGAGGGTTAAATTTCGTATATATATGCCGAATAAACCGGCTAAATATGGCATTAAGGTCATGGGTCTGGCAGATGCACACAATGCATATATTTACAATGCCTACATCTACTCCGGCAAAGGCTGTGATGGAGCCACACTTTctacagcagaaaagaaaaagagcaTTCCCACGCAGTCTGTAATCCGCCTATCTAAAGGGCTGTAtggcacaaacagaaatattagttGCGACAATTGGTTTTGTTCTGTGGAACTTGCCCAGGAGCTACTAGCTCACAATTTGACATTAGTTGGGACACTAAAAAGAAACAGACCCCAGATACCAGCAGAATTTCAAGCAAGAAGCGATCGTGAAATTGGGTCCAGCCTTTATGGCTTTACGAAAGAAATGACTCTGCTTTCTTATGTCCCAAAAAGGAATAAGGCAGTCCTACTTCTTTCGTCAATGCATCATTCCAATTACACTGACGTTTCAAATGATAAACCTGAAATCATATCTTTTTATAACGCCACAAAAAGTGGAATAGACACGCTAGATATGAAGTGCAGTGTTTATTCTACTAATCGCAAAACAAGAAGGTGGCCGTTGGctattttttaccacatggtggccatggctggatcaaacgcaagtatactttatggactttttggagagaagaaaaccgtATCACGTTTTGATTTCCTGAAAAGAGTTTCTCTATATTTGGTCTACGATTTCGTAAAATCCCGACTGGCAATCTCCAATCTGCCTCAAGAGCTACAAagtattatttcatctttagaagaagAGGCAGCAAAAGAAAAGCAAATCGTTAGCCAACGGAATAAATTTGTTGTTCGAGTTGATGAGTGTCCGACGGACACACTtggtaaaagaaaaacctgtcgattttgtccatatcaaaaaaagaggaaaactgcctacaagtgtatttcttgcgaagaaccaacgtgcttggagtgttcacgaaaagtgtgcaagacttgtgcaattaaaaataaaa tttttcctagtaataaacttgaatttactggtattttaacaaatattatggttcaaaaacctattattatgtttaattacaccttaaagagagagagaagcaacgtagaagtgcggaaaagtcataaaaatagagaaaaatacactttaaatgtcctagCGGTCTAG